A genomic segment from Halomonas sp. GD1P12 encodes:
- a CDS encoding dodecin, which translates to MSDHVYKHVEITGSSEKSIEDAVQKALAKASKSIDNMRWLEVVDTRAHLENGQVAHWQVTAKVGFTLE; encoded by the coding sequence ATGAGCGATCATGTTTACAAGCACGTAGAGATTACCGGTTCTTCGGAAAAAAGCATTGAAGACGCGGTGCAAAAAGCGCTGGCCAAGGCGTCCAAAAGCATCGACAACATGCGTTGGCTCGAGGTGGTCGACACCCGCGCCCATCTTGAAAATGGCCAGGTCGCCCACTGGCAGGTGACCGCCAAGGTCGGCTTCACCCTCGAGTAA